A genome region from Conger conger chromosome 16, fConCon1.1, whole genome shotgun sequence includes the following:
- the LOC133114875 gene encoding zinc finger protein 750-like, translating into MKTGSRYQARKPKRPHYVPCPPGKPFKYHCFQCPFTCNEKSHLFNHMKYDLCKDSISLVTRLHRGTTRPEKTPASRPAPRPTKKPPSGSPASTRGGEKGREKEPVFPRDVESPSRPRPESQKEGEEMRSSFIGVPSAFSRVPARNEEMTPTETPGENPFLPVLSPPFYHPTLTWGHPTNFQREDSTKGNYPPSVTPGHPNFVFPAGHHLPIYHRSVLPWDTDTTHSLDPRGSLYPTPSPLQLAELPLGYYHSLLQTPLHHSGLHYTPKQLPHPNQESGHNSHPWLVYPHSHSKGDARSAPTLPAHWGTGGGEWAWPGGQNWGEGWESGMSPREACSAGGSPDRPDQRETDTPLCPSGEESQTSTNQSGHNMKPIRWSFCSVSSQQGDTELQTERSAGGSLGHPIFSSAEEEEEDESPLNLSTKDWTEESIKDFQTSRGRHPSQDLRETLCQAVASSLHSPDGETSEDRRRTAAIALCQLAVSCCDHLNSAATPSTCGEAAASAQQSPKVHRPFQQHTKRPKTVELYPALELTSLLLIGGDRA; encoded by the exons ATGAAAACCGGTAGTAGATACCAGGCACGCAAGCCCAAGCGGCCGCACTACGTGCCCTGCCCGCCGGGTAAGCCCTTCAAGTACCACTGCTTCCAGTGTCCCTTCACTTGCAACGAGAAGTCCCACCTCTTCAACCACATGAAGTATGACCTGTGCAAGGACTCCATCTCCCTGGTGACCAGGCTCCACAGGGGCACAACGAGGCCGGAAAAGACCCCTGCCTCCAGGCCTGCGCCCCGCCCGACCAAGAAGCCCCCCTCGGGCAGCCCAGCGTCgacgaggggaggggagaaagggCGGGAGAAGGAGCCTGTTTTTCCCAGGGATGTGGAAAGTCCCAGCAGACCACGACCAGAGTCGCAGAAAGAGGGCGAGGAGATGCGGTCGTCCTTCATAGGGGTCCCCTCAGCCTTTTCGAGAGTCCCAGCACGCAACGAGGAGATGACCCCCACGGAGACCCCAGGAGAGAACCCCTTCCTCCCTGTCCTCTCACCTCCATTCTACCACCCAACCCTCACTTGGGGGCACCCCACAAACTTCCAACGTGAAGATTCCACAAAAGGCAACTACCCACCCTCAGTGACACCAGGGCACCCAAATTTTGTATTCCCTGCTGGACACCATCTTCCCATCTACCACCGTTCTGTCCTGCCCTGGGACACTGACACGACCCACTCCCTGGACCCCCGGGGGTCCCTATATCCCACCCCTTCACCCCTCCAACTCGCAGAGCTCCCACTTGGGTACTACCACTCCCTCCTTCAAACCCCTCTGCACCACTCCGGGCTTCACTACACCCCAAAGCAGCTGCCCCACCCCAACCAAGAATCGGGGCATAACAGTCACCCATGGCTGGTTTACCCTCACTCACACTCGAAGGGAGACGCTCGATCTGCCCCGACCTTGCCAGCCCATTGGGGGACGGGTGGAGGTGAGTGGGCATGGCCTGGGGGCCAGAactggggtgaggggtgggagTCTGGGATGAGCCCCAGAGAGGCGTGCTCGGCCGGGGGTTCTCCAGACCGGCCCgaccagagagaaacagatacCCCACTCTGTCCCTCGGGAGAAGAGAGCCAGACGTCAACCAACCAATCAGGACACAACATGAAGCCAATCAGATGGTCATTCTGCTCTGTGAGCTCACAGCAAGGGGACACTGAGCTGCAGACGGAGAG atcaGCAGGGGGCAGTTTGGGGCACCCGATCTTTTCCAGtgcagaagaggaggaggaggatgagtcTCCTCTAAACCTCTCTACAAAGGACTGGACTGAGGAGAGCATTAAAGACTTccagaccagcagggggcgccatcCGAGCCAGGACCTGAGAGAGACCCTCTGCCAGGCCGTGGCGTCCAGCCTCCATTCTCCAGATGGAGAGACGAGTGAGGACCGGAGACGCACGGCTGCCATCGCTCTCTGTCAGCTAGCTGTCTCCTGCTGCGACCACCTAAACAGTGCAGCTACGCCCTCTACCTGCGGGGAGGCTGCTGCTTCTGCACAACAAAGCCCCAAGGTCCACCGCCCATTCCAGCAGCACACAAAGAGACCAAAAACAGTAGAGCTCTACCCAGCGCTCGAGCTGACATCCTTGCTCCTGATAGGTGGTGACAGAGCATGA